A window of the Syntrophothermus lipocalidus DSM 12680 genome harbors these coding sequences:
- the larC gene encoding nickel pincer cofactor biosynthesis protein LarC → MRIAYIDCFSGVSGDMLLAALVDSGADVSEVEAGINSLAIPPVSIATSKVRVKGVSATRVWIGSERGAEFRNLAKIERILNGGNLPGPVIAQSLKTFRRLALAEAKVHGIPVDEVHFHEIGALDTIVDVVGCFLALYLLRIDRVFASHIPWNRGFVTLEHGTYPVPAPATAELLQGVPCYGCEAPFELVTPTGAALLRSMVEEFGPLPPMSPQRFGYGAGHRERPDVPNVVRVVIGDSPSEDGIFTELVDILETQVDDMVPEFYSFLSERLADSAALDYFYTPVYMKKGRPGCLVTVIAPAGLGQEVAALLLEHTSTLGVRCQTVSRVVLKREIITVSTRWGEVRVKVAYLSGRAPKISPEFEDCRSIALARDLSLDVVYREAVSAAVISLGLADSSEGA, encoded by the coding sequence GTGAGAATAGCCTATATTGATTGTTTTTCAGGAGTCTCGGGGGATATGTTGTTGGCCGCTTTAGTGGACTCCGGCGCGGATGTTTCTGAGGTCGAGGCCGGGATCAATTCGCTCGCAATTCCTCCGGTCTCCATTGCAACCTCTAAGGTGAGGGTCAAGGGGGTTAGTGCTACCAGGGTTTGGATAGGAAGCGAGCGTGGGGCCGAGTTTCGTAATCTGGCGAAGATAGAGCGGATTCTAAACGGTGGCAACCTGCCCGGGCCGGTGATAGCTCAGTCGCTCAAAACCTTCCGCCGTTTAGCCTTGGCGGAGGCCAAGGTGCACGGCATTCCCGTGGACGAGGTTCATTTCCATGAGATTGGCGCTTTAGATACCATAGTTGATGTAGTAGGGTGTTTTTTGGCCTTGTATCTGCTGAGGATCGACCGGGTCTTTGCCTCTCACATCCCTTGGAATCGTGGATTTGTCACGTTGGAGCATGGCACCTACCCGGTGCCTGCGCCGGCTACTGCCGAGTTGTTGCAGGGCGTTCCATGTTACGGTTGCGAGGCACCTTTTGAGCTCGTTACCCCCACCGGGGCAGCCTTGCTGCGGAGCATGGTAGAAGAATTTGGCCCCCTGCCCCCGATGTCTCCTCAGCGCTTCGGGTACGGGGCAGGACACCGTGAGAGGCCGGATGTCCCTAACGTTGTCCGGGTTGTTATCGGGGATTCCCCGTCGGAGGATGGGATTTTCACGGAACTGGTGGATATTTTGGAAACGCAAGTAGATGACATGGTTCCGGAGTTCTATTCGTTTCTGAGCGAGAGGCTGGCGGATTCGGCTGCCCTCGACTATTTTTACACCCCGGTGTACATGAAAAAGGGGCGGCCGGGCTGTTTGGTGACGGTGATTGCACCTGCGGGGCTGGGACAGGAAGTTGCTGCGTTACTCCTCGAACATACGTCTACTTTGGGTGTTCGTTGCCAGACGGTTTCTCGGGTGGTGTTAAAGAGAGAAATCATTACGGTATCCACAAGATGGGGTGAGGTCAGGGTAAAGGTGGCCTACCTTAGCGGAAGGGCTCCGAAGATATCTCCCGAGTTTGAGGATTGCCGCTCCATAGCCTTGGCGCGGGACCTGTCTTTGGATGTGGTTTATCGAGAGGCGGTGTCTGCTGCGGTTATCAGCTTGGGTTTGGCAGATAGCTCTGAAGGGGCGTAG
- a CDS encoding ParB/RepB/Spo0J family partition protein: MGRRGLGRGLDALIGTEESDFERDSLELDIGLVQPRGRQPRKKFEDESMAELAASIREHGVLQPIVVRPVEAGKYEVVAGERRLRAAGMVGLERIPVVIREIGEHEASELALIENLQREDLSPVEEALAFREMIEQYGYTQEKLAERIGKSRSYVANALRILNLCSEVRDMVERGELSAGHARAILGVAKDEKEQVKIARRIVRFGLSVRDVEGVKKKETGRHEPRESELVDLEERLQERLGTKASVKRNRRGGRIEIFFYNDEDLMRIVDILNL, encoded by the coding sequence GTGGGTAGGAGAGGGCTGGGCCGGGGTTTAGATGCTTTAATTGGAACGGAGGAATCTGACTTCGAGCGGGATTCGTTGGAGTTGGATATCGGACTCGTGCAACCGCGGGGACGCCAGCCACGCAAAAAGTTTGAGGATGAGAGCATGGCAGAGTTGGCGGCGTCAATTCGGGAACACGGAGTGCTGCAGCCCATAGTCGTCAGGCCCGTGGAAGCTGGGAAATACGAGGTGGTGGCGGGAGAGAGGCGGCTGCGGGCGGCAGGGATGGTGGGGTTGGAACGTATCCCTGTGGTCATAAGAGAAATTGGGGAACACGAGGCCTCAGAGCTGGCCCTTATCGAGAACCTTCAGAGGGAGGATCTGAGCCCGGTTGAAGAAGCACTGGCCTTTCGGGAAATGATCGAACAATACGGGTACACCCAGGAGAAACTGGCGGAAAGGATTGGCAAGAGCAGATCATATGTGGCGAACGCACTGCGAATACTTAATCTTTGTTCGGAAGTAAGAGACATGGTAGAAAGAGGGGAGCTAAGTGCGGGACACGCACGCGCGATTTTAGGTGTGGCGAAGGACGAGAAGGAACAGGTCAAGATAGCACGGCGAATCGTGCGGTTTGGGCTATCTGTAAGAGATGTAGAGGGGGTAAAGAAGAAAGAGACGGGGAGGCATGAGCCGAGAGAATCTGAGCTGGTGGACCTGGAAGAACGATTGCAGGAGCGGCTGGGAACCAAGGCCAGTGTGAAAAGAAACCGTCGAGGTGGGAGGATCGAGATTTTTTTCTATAACGATGAGGATCTGATGAGAATAGTCGACATACTGAATTTGTAG